From one Tetragenococcus osmophilus genomic stretch:
- a CDS encoding zinc-binding dehydrogenase, with protein sequence MKAVTITENNEIEVKQREAPHANVGEVLVKIHAAGMNNADVMQKLGGYPAPVDAPADIPGLEFAGEVVEMGPQTERFSLGDHVMGLVSGGAQAEIIAVNERFLMPKPDSLSWEEAGSFPEAFITAHDALTTKGNLRPGERVLITGAAGAVGVAAIQIAKVIGAEVVASVRNSETREKTKKIGADEAIAPDEMQNYGPYDLIIELIGAADFAANIDALSYGGRIVCIGFMSGAEANVDISKFAFKQAVVYGSSLRKRPKEGKAMAIRAVEKEILPFVEKKEVAVPLHATYALDDGKKAYDEYNQKGKFGQIVLVNE encoded by the coding sequence ATGAAAGCTGTCACAATAACCGAAAATAACGAGATTGAAGTCAAGCAACGTGAAGCACCCCACGCAAACGTTGGAGAAGTTCTTGTCAAAATCCATGCTGCTGGAATGAATAATGCGGATGTTATGCAAAAATTAGGGGGGTATCCTGCGCCTGTCGATGCGCCAGCGGATATCCCTGGTCTAGAATTTGCTGGAGAAGTGGTGGAAATGGGTCCGCAAACCGAGCGTTTTTCGCTTGGCGACCATGTCATGGGACTAGTAAGTGGTGGCGCTCAAGCTGAGATTATTGCCGTGAACGAACGCTTCTTAATGCCTAAGCCTGATTCTTTAAGTTGGGAAGAAGCAGGAAGTTTCCCAGAAGCTTTTATTACTGCTCATGATGCGTTAACAACGAAAGGAAATCTACGTCCAGGAGAACGTGTGTTGATTACTGGAGCTGCTGGCGCTGTAGGTGTTGCTGCTATACAAATTGCCAAAGTAATAGGTGCAGAAGTGGTAGCTTCTGTTAGAAATTCAGAAACTAGAGAAAAAACGAAAAAAATCGGAGCAGATGAAGCTATCGCTCCAGATGAGATGCAAAACTATGGTCCTTATGACCTTATCATTGAATTGATTGGCGCAGCAGATTTTGCGGCTAACATCGATGCGTTGAGTTATGGCGGAAGAATTGTTTGTATTGGTTTTATGAGTGGTGCTGAAGCGAATGTAGATATTTCAAAATTTGCTTTTAAACAAGCAGTAGTTTATGGGAGTTCATTACGCAAAAGACCAAAAGAAGGCAAAGCAATGGCTATTCGAGCAGTCGAAAAAGAAATTTTGCCATTTGTTGAAAAGAAAGAAGTGGCAGTGCCGCTTCATGCGACTTATGCACTAGATGATGGTAAAAAAGCTTATGACGAATACAACCAAAAAGGGAAGTTTGGTCAAATCGTGCTAGTCAATGAATAA
- a CDS encoding DUF3021 domain-containing protein, translating into MLKKVAFRLLAGVIVGTFIGLALSIGYSFYYGEEIYQPATPEFVNYFSNELYAFLAAITLWSAMGSIFSLGSLLFSDTDWSILKMTLTHFIITYLTFLPLAVLAGWTTLDLGILLEFTLTFFMIYVVIWFTTMLKVKKEIQTLNDHLKQNK; encoded by the coding sequence ATGTTGAAAAAAGTTGCTTTCCGCTTATTAGCTGGTGTTATCGTTGGAACTTTTATTGGGTTAGCTCTTTCCATTGGCTACTCTTTTTACTACGGTGAGGAAATTTATCAACCTGCAACACCCGAGTTTGTCAACTACTTTTCAAATGAATTATATGCATTCTTAGCTGCTATCACTCTTTGGTCAGCTATGGGGAGTATTTTTTCATTAGGAAGTTTACTTTTTTCGGACACTGATTGGAGTATCTTAAAAATGACTTTAACCCACTTCATTATCACTTATTTGACCTTTTTGCCTTTAGCTGTCTTAGCTGGATGGACTACCTTAGATCTAGGGATACTACTAGAATTTACCCTTACCTTCTTTATGATTTATGTCGTGATCTGGTTTACGACTATGCTAAAAGTAAAAAAAGAAATTCAGACACTTAATGACCATTTAAAACAAAATAAATAA
- a CDS encoding sugar-binding transcriptional regulator, with product MNRDKMMLKAALLFYKENVNQTDIAKQLGVSRPTVAALLKESVERGIVKISIQDSEIMNFEQQELLAQKYDLQSVRISSATGSKEEVKKEVGNLCATFVENNLKRVQSLGIGWGSTLNQFVEAASYHNLGDLSIVPLIGGIDVTDVKNQSNHLAFTLAQKYNCHVDYFYAPAIAESLEMKQTFEQSQFVQNIIDKGKNVDMAVTAVGNPIESSSYRYLGYFNDTDIQQMKDKKVIGDILATFFNQNGDPVTTNISQKMIGITLENLRSIKEVVVVASGKEKAPSIQHLLKRDVIDHLIIDTEIAATL from the coding sequence ATGAATAGGGATAAAATGATGTTAAAAGCTGCACTGCTTTTTTACAAAGAAAATGTAAATCAAACAGATATAGCAAAACAGCTAGGCGTTTCTAGACCTACAGTGGCGGCTTTACTTAAAGAGTCAGTTGAACGTGGAATAGTGAAAATTTCTATTCAAGATTCAGAAATAATGAATTTTGAACAACAAGAGCTCTTAGCTCAAAAATATGATTTACAAAGCGTACGTATTTCTTCAGCCACAGGTTCTAAAGAAGAGGTCAAAAAAGAAGTAGGCAATCTATGTGCTACTTTTGTCGAAAATAACTTAAAACGAGTCCAAAGCTTGGGAATCGGTTGGGGAAGTACTCTAAACCAATTTGTCGAAGCAGCAAGTTATCACAATTTGGGAGACTTATCGATCGTGCCTTTAATCGGTGGTATTGATGTAACAGATGTTAAAAATCAATCCAACCATTTAGCATTCACCCTAGCCCAAAAGTATAATTGTCACGTTGATTATTTTTATGCACCTGCGATTGCTGAAAGTTTAGAAATGAAACAAACCTTTGAGCAATCACAATTTGTCCAAAATATTATCGATAAAGGAAAAAACGTCGATATGGCAGTTACAGCAGTTGGTAATCCGATAGAATCCTCCTCTTATCGGTATTTGGGTTATTTTAATGACACGGATATCCAACAAATGAAAGACAAAAAAGTTATCGGAGATATATTAGCAACTTTTTTTAACCAAAATGGTGATCCCGTAACAACAAATATTTCGCAAAAAATGATTGGGATTACACTAGAAAATCTAAGGTCTATCAAAGAAGTGGTCGTTGTTGCTTCAGGTAAAGAAAAAGCGCCTAGTATTCAGCATTTATTAAAACGTGATGTTATCGATCATTTAATTATCGATACAGAAATTGCAGCTACATTATAG
- a CDS encoding GNAT family N-acetyltransferase, producing MFTFENYQPKYLAKMTRIWNDVLKDGVAFPGEELFTETTFENYLKEQTIVRCMVFDGDLAGFYVAHPNNIGRCSHIANASYCMDKSYRGQKAFPKLVQDSLAQAKTAGFMGMQFNAVVTSNKPAIHTYQQNGFEIVGTIPAGFRLKDGSYSDMYIMHRSL from the coding sequence ATGTTTACTTTTGAAAATTATCAACCAAAATACCTAGCTAAAATGACCAGGATTTGGAACGATGTGTTAAAAGATGGAGTTGCTTTTCCAGGCGAAGAGTTATTTACCGAAACTACATTTGAAAACTACCTAAAGGAACAAACGATAGTAAGATGTATGGTGTTTGACGGTGACTTAGCAGGATTTTATGTAGCCCATCCGAACAACATCGGCCGTTGTAGTCATATAGCAAACGCTAGCTACTGCATGGATAAATCTTACCGCGGACAAAAAGCTTTTCCAAAACTTGTTCAAGACTCACTCGCACAAGCAAAAACTGCAGGGTTCATGGGTATGCAGTTTAACGCAGTGGTTACTTCCAATAAGCCTGCAATCCATACTTACCAGCAAAATGGTTTTGAAATTGTGGGTACTATCCCTGCTGGTTTTCGTTTAAAAGACGGAAGCTATTCAGATATGTATATTATGCATAGAAGCTTATAA
- the abc-f gene encoding ribosomal protection-like ABC-F family protein, whose translation MENLTVKLTNIKQNFGAKEVLSIKELSAYENDRIGIIGENGQGKSTLLKIIYGDLNPEGTVQKETEFNYFPQIAEIDELFNINSLDWELVSQLAIPKNNIQTLSGGETSKFRLAQVLSTYQMGLLLDEPTTHLDQKSVKKLVEELRYYYGTLLFVSHDRYFLNQLADKIWEVQDGKVVEYEGNYDAYKQQKEQEEIERKREEENYLQEKKHLETAIVKKKEQAEKASKVSNKKKQQSIRPDRLSSSKQKDTVQKSIQKSAKSMESRLAKLQEVTPNKNKSEIIFPTPKSVEIHNKYPVRGENVKLTAGDKVLLNQVDFQFGLGKKIAIVGDNGSGKTTLLNYIVNNKEGIVLSPKVVFSIYKQMDYKFFGEETILSFLMKHTEYPESLVRSILNNLNFAQFELNKPLSGLSGGEATRLSIALLFTRSSNVLILDEPTNFIDLSTIDALEKLITNYKGTVLFTSHDPYFVKEVADEVYMIKKEQLSLVPKGNI comes from the coding sequence ATGGAAAACTTAACTGTTAAATTAACAAATATAAAACAAAATTTTGGAGCAAAAGAAGTTCTATCGATCAAAGAACTATCTGCTTATGAAAATGATCGCATTGGCATTATTGGTGAAAATGGTCAGGGGAAATCGACTTTACTAAAAATTATTTATGGGGATTTAAACCCAGAAGGAACCGTCCAAAAAGAAACTGAATTTAATTATTTCCCGCAAATAGCAGAAATTGACGAATTATTTAATATAAACTCTCTTGATTGGGAACTGGTAAGTCAACTGGCTATCCCGAAAAATAATATCCAAACATTAAGCGGTGGAGAAACTTCAAAATTTCGTTTGGCTCAAGTTCTTTCAACTTATCAGATGGGACTATTATTAGACGAGCCGACTACTCACCTTGATCAAAAAAGCGTTAAAAAGTTGGTGGAAGAATTACGTTATTATTATGGGACGTTGCTGTTTGTTAGTCATGATCGATATTTTTTGAATCAACTAGCAGATAAAATATGGGAAGTTCAAGATGGCAAAGTAGTTGAGTATGAAGGCAATTACGATGCTTATAAACAACAAAAAGAACAAGAAGAAATTGAAAGAAAACGTGAGGAAGAAAATTATCTACAAGAAAAAAAGCATCTAGAAACAGCGATCGTAAAAAAGAAAGAACAAGCAGAAAAAGCAAGTAAGGTTTCGAATAAGAAAAAGCAACAAAGTATTCGGCCAGACCGCTTGTCTTCTTCCAAACAAAAAGATACAGTTCAAAAGTCGATCCAAAAATCTGCGAAATCTATGGAATCGCGTTTAGCTAAATTACAAGAAGTAACACCTAATAAAAATAAATCAGAGATTATCTTTCCTACACCAAAATCAGTAGAAATTCATAATAAGTATCCTGTTCGCGGTGAAAATGTAAAGTTAACAGCAGGTGATAAGGTACTTTTAAATCAGGTGGATTTTCAATTTGGGCTAGGAAAGAAAATTGCGATTGTAGGAGATAATGGCAGTGGTAAAACAACTTTATTAAATTATATTGTAAATAATAAAGAAGGAATTGTTTTATCACCTAAAGTCGTATTTTCCATTTATAAACAAATGGATTACAAATTTTTTGGAGAAGAAACGATTTTGTCTTTTTTGATGAAGCATACAGAATATCCAGAAAGCCTTGTTCGTAGTATTTTAAATAATTTAAATTTTGCTCAGTTTGAGTTAAATAAACCTTTATCCGGTTTAAGTGGGGGAGAGGCTACAAGATTATCTATTGCTTTATTATTTACACGTTCTTCTAATGTATTAATATTAGATGAACCGACCAATTTTATTGATTTATCGACAATTGATGCCTTGGAAAAACTAATTACTAATTACAAAGGAACAGTGTTATTTACCTCGCATGATCCTTATTTTGTAAAGGAAGTAGCCGATGAAGTTTATATGATTAAAAAAGAACAATTATCTTTGGTTCCAAAGGGAAACATTTGA
- a CDS encoding LytTR family DNA-binding domain-containing protein translates to MKVQLEIDQQIEKERIILKAKAQTRQINEIVAYIEKTSAPLIGKKQEKSYRIPVSNFVNFYSSQKKVYGHTVQEEFIIQFRLYELEEQLPDFFVRISNTEIVNLNYIQHFELTKSGLVLIHLTNGEKTSSSKRYLKKVKERFLC, encoded by the coding sequence ATGAAAGTACAATTAGAAATCGATCAACAAATAGAAAAAGAAAGGATCATTTTAAAGGCGAAAGCACAAACGAGACAAATAAATGAAATTGTTGCCTATATTGAGAAAACATCCGCTCCCTTAATTGGAAAAAAACAGGAGAAAAGCTATCGCATTCCCGTAAGTAATTTTGTCAATTTCTATTCAAGCCAAAAGAAAGTCTATGGTCACACAGTGCAAGAAGAGTTTATTATCCAATTTCGTTTATATGAACTCGAAGAACAATTACCTGATTTTTTCGTCCGTATTTCTAATACTGAAATTGTGAACTTAAATTATATTCAACATTTCGAACTAACAAAAAGTGGATTAGTTCTTATTCATTTAACAAATGGAGAAAAAACAAGTTCATCCAAGAGGTATCTAAAAAAAGTAAAGGAGCGATTCCTATGTTGA
- a CDS encoding IS1380 family transposase — protein sequence MSITLQQKSLTFNDQKAISVANDGGNLTNDAGLVLLSEFLNQIRFDSLLAQYVHIPEHRSFAQHEWLDVVKQWLFQLIAGYSRDRDANTLQYDRLFKEALKQERLSSQFMMSTLLHTLTEETINQLLQVAKKLGDLDMDQQNSQQLVLDLDSTCCPTYGKQEAGEYIYHYGLHGYHPFVAFEGLTGLALDVRHRHGKFYTSTHAEEYLSEMLAHYQQRSSDPTMLVRGDSGFAKPEIYQQCECRGAHYVIKLKNNARLVHHAQHLVQYTNGTDYTKTEHQYFKMAYQADSWDRSRTVAIKATRKAETLLFSEFQFVVTDFAHLSPQTIFQLYQKRGNMENFIKEMKTGFFADKTDSPSFLANKARLALSFIAYNIIHLMKQLTFPQEQKTTVIDTIRFQLFHIAGKVTEHARQIQIRLSSTNVYNTLFWEVLTRIQRLNL from the coding sequence GTTTTGATTCACTGTTAGCGCAATACGTTCATATTCCAGAGCATCGTTCCTTCGCCCAACATGAATGGCTGGACGTCGTAAAACAATGGTTATTTCAATTGATCGCTGGTTATTCTCGAGACCGAGACGCCAACACCTTACAATATGATCGCCTTTTTAAGGAAGCATTGAAACAAGAACGACTCAGTTCGCAATTTATGATGTCTACTTTGCTTCATACCTTAACAGAAGAAACTATCAACCAATTATTACAAGTGGCGAAAAAACTTGGCGATTTAGACATGGACCAGCAAAACAGCCAACAACTCGTGCTTGATCTAGATTCCACCTGTTGTCCTACCTACGGAAAACAAGAAGCAGGGGAATATATTTACCACTATGGCCTCCATGGGTATCATCCATTTGTGGCGTTCGAAGGGTTAACCGGGCTGGCATTAGATGTCCGTCATCGGCATGGAAAATTTTATACCTCGACCCATGCCGAAGAATACTTAAGTGAAATGTTGGCGCATTACCAACAACGTTCGAGTGATCCCACCATGCTCGTACGCGGGGATAGCGGCTTTGCCAAACCGGAAATTTATCAACAGTGTGAGTGTCGAGGCGCACATTATGTGATTAAACTAAAAAATAATGCCCGGTTGGTTCATCATGCGCAACATCTTGTCCAATATACCAACGGTACGGACTACACAAAGACCGAACATCAATATTTTAAGATGGCTTATCAAGCGGATTCTTGGGACCGATCTCGAACAGTAGCCATCAAAGCCACCAGAAAAGCCGAAACTTTACTTTTTTCCGAATTTCAATTTGTGGTGACCGATTTCGCTCATCTTTCGCCCCAAACCATTTTTCAGCTCTATCAAAAACGAGGGAATATGGAAAACTTCATTAAAGAAATGAAGACCGGATTTTTCGCTGATAAAACGGACAGCCCTTCCTTTTTAGCGAATAAAGCCCGTTTAGCTTTGAGCTTTATTGCCTATAATATCATCCATTTGATGAAACAGCTGACTTTTCCGCAAGAGCAAAAGACGACGGTGATTGACACGATCCGTTTTCAACTATTTCATATTGCAGGAAAAGTCACAGAACACGCACGTCAAATTCAAATTCGCTTATCAAGTACGAATGTTTACAACACGCTTTTTTGGGAAGTTCTTACACGCATTCAGCGATTGAATCTCTAG